TTGATTGACTTGTTCTTTTCTAAGCTCTGATTCCATTCTCATCCTAATCCCTCATTTCTTTAGGATCCAGCCACCGGCAACACAACCACTACACCACTAGCAGTCTATAAAGTGAAACCAGGAAAAAGATATAGGATGAGATGTATCGTGGCCACCAGTATGCACTGTCCATATGAGTTCAGTATCGAAGGGCATAGACTATTGTTAATCGCTACCGACGGAGTGAACATTGAGCCTACTTGGGTCGATAGCATCATGTCTACTGGAGgtacgaaaaacaatttatgaaaaataccTTTGTTACTGTTTGCCCAAATACGCGTTAGTCAATTGTACTAGATTGTCATTTCGATTCTACTGTTATACACCTTAGAGATCTGGTTGAAAATATCCAGGAGCCTGATGGCGATTGATCAGTTTTAAATTGCCCGTTACCATAAGCGACAATTTGATAACTCCGTTGGTGATAATATTGGATGGTTGAGAAAAACTCACACAATTAACTTATACTTACTCTAACTAAGTACTGATCCAGTGTGAGTGTAAAAAAGAATATGTTGCGTTCCAGGTGAGAGGTACGATTTCGTGTTATGTCctaaaaaaaactattctcAAAAGTCGTATTGGATTCGATTCCGTACGAGTACTTTGGGTCTATGCACTGGAATTCAGCAATTTGCTGTTCTTCAATACAAAGGAGGCCCAGACCTTCCCAGTTCTCCGAGACCCGTATACAACGAAACCTTCGTTACGAATGGAGTAGTAAGGATCTCGACGATAGCGTCGACAGTTGACATCACATGACGAAACCATTCTTGTACGCAAGTGGTACTTAAATATGAACATCTTTTTATTTTAGGTTGCAAACGCCCTGAATGTCAACTGTTCTGATAATAATCGCACTGAATTGTGCGTCAGCGATTTTCGGACTGCCATTTCGTACGATAACAACATAGGTGATGAACCGGACTTCAAACACGCGGTAGCGTTCAACTTCTCGGCTTGGCTACCCGCTGATCTCTATAAACCCAATTCTTATCGGCGTTTTTTAAGTAAGTCATCATCAtctcattgaaatttttacacacatAAATATCCGTCGgaagataatatttttttcgcgaataattcgttaaaacattcaataCATTTTATGTTGAAACTTAATGCTCTCATAACCATAAGGatgtctctttctctctctcagtGGTGGGAAAAGATGCTCCATTTGCGGCGAACCTCGGAAACCTATCATACGTCGGACCGCCATCACCGCTGCTATCGCAATTCGAAGATGTTCCACCGGACGTATTCTGCAATGAGACCCATCGTCCAGTTCCAGTTGATGGAATAAGCATATGCACGAACATGATGAACATTCCACTAGGTGCCCTCTGTGAGTTCATAGTCTACGACCCATCAGGTACGCAAACAAATCTTATCAGTCTTGTCATATAATGCCGGGATCGCCTCTAGAGTATCTTACCATCTAACTACGGTTCCATTTTAGCAAATGCGGGTCTGAACCATCCCATGCATCTCCATGGATACCATTTCTACGTCGTCGGTATGGGGCTAAATCCGGGAAAGTATCCGGTACTCAACAATACAGTAATACATATTTACGACAAACAGAACCTGCTCCccagaaattttatcaacccGGTGCTAAAAGATACAGTTACAATACCCTCTCTTGGTTATGTGATTATTCGATTTTACGCTAATAATCCGGGTAAGTATGGTTATGATACATCGTAAACTCCTTCACTGTGTACAGTGCTTATAATACATGCGGAAAAACGTTATGCCACTAACGTATAACGCATATACttgcgattgaaaaaaaaaaaaaaaattgaatcacgCGATCGCTGTAGTTACAAAAAATAGTACTTCGGTCTTCTagaggtaataaaatttgatattcaaACGTAAATCTCATATTCGTCATGCAGTGAAGGCATCAATGTCTGAAACAGGTTGCTGCTACAAGTGATGATTTTGCTTTCAGGCTTCTGGCTACTTCACTGTCATTTCGATTTCCACATGATTGCCGGCATGCAAATGGTACTCCGCGTTGGTGAACAAAAGGATCTCCCACCAGTTCCTCCAGGCTTTCCTAAATGCAGCGATTACAAACCCCCCATCAAATCTGTGTATGAATGAAATACTTGTGAAAACCAGACGCGAATGAAGTGGTATTTCCGCCACCTCTCACACAGTCACACAGTTTACACCAGTGGTATGTTTCATACCGTGAACTTGTTATTAACACTCCGTGAAGGGTATGTGATGCATTGACGGTAAGATATAATTCGAATTGTCCAGCgtataaatttcttgaacTTTCACAGTATAACGCCTTGTTGGTATCTGTTACCATTCTCCTAACACTGTCAGATTCGGAGAATTTGAAACCCAAAAATATGTCACCCTAAGAGGACACGAACTCATTGTGAGTCTTTGATCATCGATGGCAAGTTTTTATTGCAAATCACCATACATATTACATAACTGCAAAAATACACATTTTCCAGTCAACAGTCAGTATTAGCTTGAGAACACAGtccgaattattatttaccaaTTTAAACAGTAATACCTAGTGTAGTTACTAAGTCATGCAGTATTACGATGTCGAGACTCCAAACTGTCGCTAACGGCAAACTAACTTCTCCATCCACTACTGTTATCCACAATCAGCATATTTTCCCTGTAGACTGTAATGTAAATATGCTTGTAAATAGATTACTATTGTTACAGTGAATTTACAAAACGTCAATATAGTCTGGAATAAAGGAAAAAGTACAGAAAATGAAGTTACGGTGAAGTTGAAGAATATATATTGTATCCTATGCGTAAAGATGAATTGCATCTATGAAATTGACGAGAAAAATCCGTCAGTGAcgtaattgtttataaatgaAAACTACGGCTCTGGTTTTTCAAGCTGTAGTTACAACAGCTTGTTTCAACCTAATGCAAACAAGTTTTGTAGTGTTAAAAAGAGCTTGACGCTACAGCAAACAGCTTGTGGAATTTTTCCTCCTAGCTATTCGGTGTGAATGATCTGGTTCTTCGAAAACGGTGGTCACCACGAATGGAATCACGTAAAAATACACGcgtttattatcatttttccaCCTCGTGTAAGATAGCGTGAAGGGTGAAGGATGAACCTATCCTAAGCAgcgtataaaaattaattcgttCCCCGAGATCTGTGATGCTGGGAACACCTGAATAAAGTGTTTTGCTTTCCTATCTTTCTGTTGgatgtaaattattttgtatccCAACagatttcgtcaattttttgtttcacaatttattattaccaGTTCACTTGCGCATATGCTATGGCATGGGAAACGATGacatttcttattattatttattattgctatagatttattatttctggTCGGTAATTGTTGTTGAATTGCAATTTCTTTCCCCGTCATTCGATGTAATTGAGCAAGATGTTATCTTCTCTCATCACTCGATCAAATGGAAGTAAAGTATTATTGtcaatttctgagttcctatcCGAAGGTTTCATTGCTTCGCTAACATCCACAGTAGAGAGTTGACCGTAGTATGAGATTCATTCGGGGCAGAATACAAGTACGTATTTATTTGATAGTAATATTTTATCGTctaattaatgaaattaaattttcaatcagtaCGGTCCAGACCGTCTGGCATGCAAATTTATCAATGAGCATTAAACGAACTACACGAAAATGAGCTGTAGCATCTTATTTATGCCTGAAGCTTCTTTGACTTCGAACCCGTGCCGTCAAAGAGTGTTACGAATTCAATCAAAACGTGAACATTTAGATTAATGAAGTTTTTTCGCAAATCACTACAAAGTTGACTTAAATAAAtcatgaattaaaaataacctGTACATTGAATTAACAGATAATTCCGAATCAACCATTTAGGGTGACAATTCAGTCAATCCCGCAAGCTAAAAAATGTGTTGAAAATGGACTACTAGTGTTTGTACCTGTAACtgcataaatttaaattacacaGTGACAGGTGACGAATTTCGTTGTCGAATTAGATATATTTGCCTTTTACATATATCTtcttataaatataatatatctatgtagatatgaaaaatttttttttcaaataagaGTCACACAGTTTTGGAATATATAAAggcaaatttaaatttcattaactGTAGCCTATTGCCTGTTACAGCCACGTTAAATAATTATGTTGCATCTATTGCAACGTTACATTTCTAAGTACTATGAATTTGTAACATAAAACGCGTTGAGATCATGACCGTATCCAGAAACttcaatttcttcgttttttcaaaGCTAGTGCACCAAGTTGAcaaaaacaattatatttgTATCGTACTGTGGTAATCATAGTCATTAACTGCCATTGAGTGCACGTCTTATTACTGTAAAATACGAGGGTCGTCAATCCAGTAACTCCTGCTAGTCCTCGCATTAACTCATTAACCGATCATTCAATACTTTTACCTGAAGCAGTCGAACCGTTCGAAGATGGTATCAACGAATCGAAAAAGTTTTGTAAAACACCCAAGTTACGTTCAGCAATACCGCTTCTTCGCCCACACATTACTGATATTCGGAATGATCAACGTCGATCTTCCACAAGTTCAATCTGCCCGACCATTTAATGGTAAGTGATTTTATATCAGAATTTgttgtatgaaaatatgttaCTACGAACATTTTCTCCAGCTTGGCGGGAATCTTAAAAAATATCGGTCTTTGCGCGTCATCTGACTGAGAGAAGGCATTCTATGATTGTGAGAACTGATAAAAGAAGGTTACATCGGCTgccagaatttttgaaaataaaattatttacggTCTCATTCTCTGTCCCATATCATAGCAGCGTGTGacattgtaattttaattgacaCACTTCTCGGTGTAGGGTCGATGGAAATGGATAACTCTCGATATTTGTCAACACCGCAGGAATGCGCACGTCAATGCACAGAAGGGGAATCCCCAAAAACCTGCTACTATTATTTTACGGTAGAAATATACAACATTCTTGGCACGTGAGTAAAAcctctttcaaaagtttttcttctcGCAAGGCTCGACCAAAGCAGATTCACGTCACAAATAGCGATGAGATGGTTACCAAACAAACTAGTGCTAATAGTTCGAAACACCAAATAGATTTACAGTgacggaataaatttttctaatcaacCAGAGCCTGCGAACTCTGTACACCTGGCCCAAACAACTCACTGACGAATGAGTGTCAATGCGTGACTTCCGATGGCGTGGCGACGACCGTTCTAACCGTGAACAGAATGGTACCTGGACCCAGTATCCAGGTGTGCTTGGGTGACAAGGTCATCGTTGATGTCCTGAACAAGATGGAAGGCATGGAACTCACGATTCACTGGCACGGGGTTCATATGGAAAAATCGCCGTACTACGACGGTGTACCTTTCGTAACTCAATGCCCGATTTTTCAAGGAAATACCTTCAGGTTCGTCGAAACATTAAAATAACATGAGGCTGTCTACGTTTCGTCCAAAAATCAAGAGTGATACTTGACAAACGCTacgttaaatttaaatatcacaATTCAAGGTATCAATGGATTGCCGGAAACGCCGGTACACACTTTTGGCATTCCCATACCGGTCTTCAAGATATGGATGGCGTTTACGGGAATCTAATTATTCGGCAGCCACCCACCCAAGACCCTAACAGCCACCTTTACGACTACGATTTATCGGAGCACATTGTGCTTATTAATGATATATTTCACGAAATGCCTACTAACCGATTCCCAGGGCTGGTGAACAGAAGAGGACTCGACGCGCCAGTGTCAGCTTTAATTAATGGAAAAGGACAGTACACGGTAAGAAGAAAACTTGCGTCATAAATTCATAAATTGCATTCTGTTTGTTATCGAATATTCCTTAAAAATCGTGTcacttttcagaattcaaCTACTGGTAACACAACCAAAACGCCGTTGGAATTCTTTCACGTTTCGGCGGGGAAAAAATACAGATTCAGATTGATCACTGCTTTCACGATGCCATGTCCTGCTCAACTCACAGTCGAAGGACACAAGCTGACCGTGATAGCCACGGATGGCCAATCGGTCGAACCTAGGGTCGTCGATAGTATTGTTTCTTTGGCAGGTAACGGAAGCTTATCCCTCTTTGTCCTTGCAAAAATCGAAGTATCATTCAATGTTGAAAGTTTCTCGCGTATcgcaatttattatttcgaattCACTTGCAGGTGAGCGATAcgattttatcattttcgcCAACCAAACACCTCGTGCCTACTGGATTCAATTGCGTGCCATCGGCGGATGCAACAGCTCTGAAATCCAGCAAGTAGCAATTCTCAGCTACCATATAAATGGAAACTACAGCACACCTCGTTCCAAGCCGCCGACATACAATCCGGGACTTCCAACGGGACTGGTGAGGTGTTTTGTGATCAACTTTGACTCATCGTTCGTTGATCTTAGCCGGGAACTGACATGCCCAAATATCTAAAATTATATGTACACTTTGTTCCAGGCCCTAAATCAACTGGGTTCCAACTGCAATAAGACGCAAACAAACATGCTGTGCGTTGGGGATCTTCGGAAAGCAGGATTCGTCGACGAAAGTATCCTGAAGCCAAACCCCGATGTCAAAGTCTGGTTGCCGGTTCGTTTTATAGCATACATTACGGAGCAACTCTTTCAGCCCCACACCTATAAGTCGTTTTTGCGTACGTCAACGttccgtaaaaaatttttttacgttgaaaTAAATCGCAAAAATGACGAACAATCGATTACATAATTGATTCCTTCGCAGTTCCACCGCCCTACGTTGAAAGCACATCGTTAGTCAACAACAGGTCATTCTCTTATCCGACGTCACCACTTTTGTCCCAAAGGAAGGATATACCAGCGTCACAAATTTGTGACCATGAAACAACTCCAGCTAATTGTGGTTCGCCCTGCTTTTGCACATACTTGATTAATTGTCCACTGGATTCCGTGGTTGAAGTGATCATCTTTGATGAAGGTACCGTACGAAATCGATGCAAGTACCTTTCAATTTGACGATGTATTTTTAGCTCTTCTCTATATTTCCAGGTGCGGTGACCGATCTGTCTCATCCGTTTCATATACATGGGTACGCCTTCAGCGTGATTGGCCAAGGTGAATCGCCGGAACCTAATGCAACCTACCTCACCTTAGATCAGATTCAAGAATTGGACAGAAAGGGACTACTTCATAGGCAGTTCGACAGACCGCCTTCCAAGGACGCCATCGCTGTGGGACCGGCTACCTACGTCATCTTAAGATTCCGTGCTAATAACCCAGGCAAGTTACGGGAACTCGGGACATCGTAGATGCAATCACCCTATATTACAATTCAAAATGTCCAACCTCTGACAACTCTTCTCCCTCTCTCAGGCTACTGGCTATTCCACTGTCATTACACGTTCCACTTAGCGATCGGCATGTCTGTTATCTTCAACGTTGGTGAACCCTCAGATCTGCCGCCGATTCCACGAGACTTTCCGGTTTGCGGTAATCATCTACCTCCCATGAAATTTGCCGGAGACAATTCGGTCTACTGATCCTGAATCATCGAAACGACAAATGGTCGTTGACGTCTAGTTGACATAAATTGATCAGCATTGAGATGTAAACCTTAGTTGAATTCTGCGCCTTACGGCTAAACTGCCTGTTGATGCAGACGTAGAAAATATGTCTCAATGATCTACAAAATCTATATCTGAAACATGTTGTTATAGCATGGTTTCACTCATTGTAATAACGTAGAACaatataactataaaaatcCCAGCTCGATCCAGTTAGACCTCAATTAGGTGACCATAAAAATCACTGGGATACGGAATAATTGAAGTTCTTCAGATTACGCCATGGATATCGTTCGTATAGTACAACTTCTAATAACATATTCTCTCGTGTACGCAGAGGTCCATGTGATATTTTAAAATCTTTTACCTCTGTCTCTCAATTCATGGTGAAATTGTGTGTTTTAAAATCCGTGGTGTGGAAAgctttcattcatttatttacaaattttgtacaGTATCTTGATGCCTGAACGAATCGGATGAAGAAATTACGGACCGGTTTCGAGTTCAAATCTTTCAAAgactagaaaattttcattttcaagttagGCTGAAAACTTAAAATTCTCATTTGCAGTGACGAAACAATGCGCTATCACTTTATCTCCTAAAATTACTCAGACGTAGCTTCACCATTGAACACTGTGCTCAAAATGTGATTCGTTCTGATATGATACCATGGTGGTTACGTTACAACGATGCTAATAGATACCTGGCAATTTATCTTAAAACAGTCGCAACTTCACTTCTGATgtattattactatttcaTATTGTAAAACGAAATATCAGATGAGCAATTGTTGCTGATATCGTCGCTGCTCTTTCTTCTGTTCTGTTATTTGCTTACATTCGCACTGTTTATTGAAATGTACTTTCATTCATCAAATTCTTTTGGTAGTCTGGGATGTCTCAAGAACATGTAGTGTCAACTCGCACTACATTGAGCCATTGAATTGATGCAAAAATACATTTGACATACTTCTAGCCGAGATTCATAATTGAAGAAATGTCAGTACGATCATTACAAGCGTTGATTACTTCTCTTTCTTGTCGACGAACCTACAGTCCTGGGTTCTAGAATATCAAACGAGTGTCGTATCGCGAGCAGTTATCATACAAGTTGATTGGTTTTCAAAACTAATGTTACACCGAATAATTGTGTTTATCATATTCCCTAGGCAATACAAAAGACTGTAATCCCACATTTTCAGCATCTGCAAAAAACACAATTTCTACATTATGCAAGTACACTAACGATCAACACAGATCTTGGAATTTATCTCTTTGCAAGATGACCCAGTATGTGTAAGAAGTATGGTCATGTAAGACCTTGACTGCTCAATAGAAATTGCTTTTACTATCAGACGTAAACGTACGcacttttcaaactcgattataTAGTTTAACGCGCGTATTAGCGCATCTAACGGTTCCCACAAAACTTTCTACCCTGGGATTATTAAGGTCAAAAATCGTCTCGTGTAACATAACCAAGTCTAAGGAGTCTGATCGTACTTAATTAAGGTCCGGTCTGTAATAACCGCTTTTACGACAGTACCAAAAGAACATTGCAACATCATAGTACCCTCAggtgtttaaatttttaatccagGCATGCGCCTATGCGAGTCATACGATGGTAAAATTCTCGTATATGTTGCCTCAGCTGCCTTTTGTAAACGTGTTTTCCACCAGAAAGTGACCACCTATAAGCGAATTGTCAGctgtagaaaaaatataccgcCTCATTTCTTCGATGGCATCGCGTATATCAAAATACTTGAAAGTATAAACTTTGTTACCTTTACGCTGGAATAGCATTTGTTAACGATAATGCATGCAGATTTCTTCAGACTCCGATACGTCAGGTACCTCGAATGCAAAAACAACTGGCCAACTTTACCAGCCTCGTTTATCCGGTATCACCACTGCAACAAATTGATCAACAAATCATCATTATTGTTcctataaatttacaaaacgtcgaaaaaaaataaccatcGATCAAATCTAATAGCGATGAACATAAACAAGACGATAAATGATTCCAGTAGGTATGAATGAGGTTATGATCTTAAATATGGGAAGTTTCATGTGACGAAGAAGTATAATTGATCTAACTATCAACACGTGTCAAAACAACGGATGAAAAACaagaattgaaacaatatGTAGGTTCGTAAGCTTAGATCAACTGCACGTGTGTCATAGAATTCAAAAGTAATCAACATCGGTGATGATGATGGTATTAATGGTTGATTAAGAAATTAGCATCTTCGATGATATTGATGTTATCCTGTAATGTGAAGAATGTGGTAATCATATTTGTATGATGGAATGCTTTGGATGGAAAATAGATCACGCCTCACAGATCTACGGCGCTGATAATACTTGAATGAAGTAAAAATCTCCCTCAGATCGATGACGTGTCACCGAAATAAGTCCGAAGCTGAAACTCTATAACAATCATCTCGCAGGTTGCACGTCAGGCCACAAAATTGACATCCCTGTGAATTTagtaacttgaattttgtcGACTTTCGTGAAAGTATGAGTTTGCAATCGACTGATCGTTCGGTAAAACTATTTAACGACATCTTACTCACCTTCGTCTTTCTGGTTCCCATAGTGGTAGCCAGacgtaaaaatttaaaccaGCCACTCTACTTACACGGACACTCTTTCATCGTAATGGACACACAGAGGATCTCGGCCAATTATTCACGTAAGATCAACagtgctgaaatttttcagctgtAGAGAAAAGACATCCTTCAGGGATGTCCAGCCGCTCTTTGTAAATATCATTCCGGTACCGCAAAACGATTTCGTCGCCTTCGGGAACCGCATGACTAAAACCTCTCGTACGACATCCGTATGCGTATAATGTACAACCTTCATCTTCACCGCCATATCACATGAGACTGACACATGTTAAAGCACGTAGAATTTATGAGTGAGTTTACTTTCGGAACATTCCATGACTGGGCTTGTTACCGTTTGAAACTTACACATTTTCGCAGAATTTTAGTGACTACAAGAACTGCTAACAGAGCACTATACGTATACTGGGTTACACAAATATGCGACTAAACTGGATCGTTGATCATCAGAATTATTCTAACTTGTCGTGTTCACCtgaataaatgaacaaaaccATTATATGGAAAATGATACCACCGTCCTATTGGCAGGCTTTAGTGTTTGCAATTTGATGTTGACACATAAGGCATAATATTAACAAGATCTGGCTAATTTGGGTGTAAAGACGGTATTAATTTGGGTTGCAGTatagtaaataaaattacaacgGCACATGCTAGTTCGTGGAGCATGACGCATCGATATACGTGGGGTATACAAAAAGTTTTTGTCACCTTCATGTCTTCCAAATTATCGTAGGTTACAATAGATCATATGTCTATTCTATTAGAGTAACTATAGTCATCGCTCGGGATTATTTGCACATTTTATCACTGTAAGAATAGCCGAACGCTGATGTAACTAATCTTGGATGATCCCCACAATGACCCAGTGGTGCAATATTCTGTTTGGTACCGCCGAAtcggagaatttttttgaaaagccCACGTGACGTTCAACTGCTCTTCGCCGTCACGAATGCATTACTAGTATTCAGCATCGTCTTTATCAATCTTTACTACTTTTCGAAGTACTTTCGTAAAACTTCAACTGTGATTGAAATCGTTGCAGCAGTAAGCTACAATGGTGTGCTGAAAATGTTTGATTATTCGGTCACTGATCAGCACAAGTCCTAAAATATGATACTCACTTGAGCAAATAACAGACATTTTAATATGATATATGCCGTATACGTAGGATCACGCTCCAGTGTGTACGGTCTGAATGTAAACTTGAACTAAATTTGAGTGTCAAGTCACCTTTTTTTGTACATCTCAGTTGACTATATAACAACAGCGCGGGTGCATATACTAATGTGTTATATACAACGCGTGGAGATCATTACCGTACCCAGAAATTTTGATATCTTCGTGTTTTCAGAGCTACGACAAAGAGTTCACAAAAGATTATACTTTTATCGTTATGTAGTAATCATAGTCATTAGCTGCCATTGAGTGCACCTCTTATCAAGGTAAAATGAGTGGGTCGTCAATCCAGTAACTCTAGCTAGTCCTTGGGTTAACTCATTAACATGTCATTCAATACCCTTACCTGAAGCAGTCGAACCGTTCGAAGATGGTATCGACGAATCGAGGAAGTTCTGTAAAACACCCAAGCTACGTCCAGCGATACCGCTTCTTCGCCCACACGTTACTAATACTCGGAATGATCTGCGTCGATCTTTCAGATGCTCAATCTGCCCGACCATGTGATCGTAagtgattttttattgaaatatgctgtaaaaaaacattttattacgTCCACTTTCTCCCGCTTGGCTGGATCGTCGAAAAATATCGCTTTTTTGAAGTCATCTGACTTAGTGAACGCGATCTTTGATTGTGAAAGTTGATAAAAGAAAGTTACATCAGTTGCCAGCATTTTTGGTACTAAAATTATTCCCGGTCTCATTTTCGTGCAGTCTGTTCCATATCATAGTAGCGTGTgacattgtaatttttatttacgaacGTCTCGGTGCAGGACCGATAAAAATGGATAACTCTCGATCTCTGTCAACACCGCAGGAATGCGCACGTCAATGCACAGAAGGAGAATCGCCAAAAACCTGCTACTATCATTTCACGGTAGAACTATACAACGTTCTTGGCTCGTGAGTAAAACCTCTTTCGGAAGTTTTGATCCTCTCAAACCTTGGCTGAAGCAGATTCACGTCACAAATAGCGATAATATGGTTACCAAACAAACTAATGCTG
The Neodiprion fabricii isolate iyNeoFabr1 chromosome 5, iyNeoFabr1.1, whole genome shotgun sequence genome window above contains:
- the LOC124183565 gene encoding laccase-4-like isoform X1, with amino-acid sequence MGLSKGNDYIIISNVLYRFALFVTPLLIISSFADANHVLDRCDSEKDEVLSTPQECARPCIDGEKPKTCYYQFYLESYVTMGQACEYCLPNITNQLNATCQCVTADGVERAILTVNRMVPGPSIQVCKGDYVVIDAVNLMNGQAMSIHWHGILQNGSQYYDGVPFVTQCPIADGNSFRYQWLAGNEGTHFWHAHHGSQRIDGIYGSIVVRTAKSFHRNMYDYDRPQDVIMFSDWFHVSASEHWPGTQVVNVGQNPDSLLIQGLGQYTDPATGNTTTTPLAVYKVKPGKRYRMRCIVATSMHCPYEFSIEGHRLLLIATDGVNIEPTWVDSIMSTGGERYDFVLCPKKNYSQKSYWIRFRTSTLGLCTGIQQFAVLQYKGGPDLPSSPRPVYNETFVTNGVVANALNVNCSDNNRTELCVSDFRTAISYDNNIGDEPDFKHAVAFNFSAWLPADLYKPNSYRRFLMVGKDAPFAANLGNLSYVGPPSPLLSQFEDVPPDVFCNETHRPVPVDGISICTNMMNIPLGALCEFIVYDPSANAGLNHPMHLHGYHFYVVGMGLNPGKYPVLNNTVIHIYDKQNLLPRNFINPVLKDTVTIPSLGYVIIRFYANNPGFWLLHCHFDFHMIAGMQMVLRVGEQKDLPPVPPGFPKCSDYKPPIKSVYE
- the LOC124183565 gene encoding laccase-4-like isoform X2 yields the protein MGLSKGNDYIIISNVLYRFALFVTPLLIISSFADANHVLSTPQECARPCIDGEKPKTCYYQFYLESYVTMGQACEYCLPNITNQLNATCQCVTADGVERAILTVNRMVPGPSIQVCKGDYVVIDAVNLMNGQAMSIHWHGILQNGSQYYDGVPFVTQCPIADGNSFRYQWLAGNEGTHFWHAHHGSQRIDGIYGSIVVRTAKSFHRNMYDYDRPQDVIMFSDWFHVSASEHWPGTQVVNVGQNPDSLLIQGLGQYTDPATGNTTTTPLAVYKVKPGKRYRMRCIVATSMHCPYEFSIEGHRLLLIATDGVNIEPTWVDSIMSTGGERYDFVLCPKKNYSQKSYWIRFRTSTLGLCTGIQQFAVLQYKGGPDLPSSPRPVYNETFVTNGVVANALNVNCSDNNRTELCVSDFRTAISYDNNIGDEPDFKHAVAFNFSAWLPADLYKPNSYRRFLMVGKDAPFAANLGNLSYVGPPSPLLSQFEDVPPDVFCNETHRPVPVDGISICTNMMNIPLGALCEFIVYDPSANAGLNHPMHLHGYHFYVVGMGLNPGKYPVLNNTVIHIYDKQNLLPRNFINPVLKDTVTIPSLGYVIIRFYANNPGFWLLHCHFDFHMIAGMQMVLRVGEQKDLPPVPPGFPKCSDYKPPIKSVYE
- the LOC124183559 gene encoding laccase-1-like; this translates as MRFIRGRIQQSNRSKMVSTNRKSFVKHPSYVQQYRFFAHTLLIFGMINVDLPQVQSARPFNGSMEMDNSRYLSTPQECARQCTEGESPKTCYYYFTVEIYNILGTACELCTPGPNNSLTNECQCVTSDGVATTVLTVNRMVPGPSIQVCLGDKVIVDVLNKMEGMELTIHWHGVHMEKSPYYDGVPFVTQCPIFQGNTFRYQWIAGNAGTHFWHSHTGLQDMDGVYGNLIIRQPPTQDPNSHLYDYDLSEHIVLINDIFHEMPTNRFPGLVNRRGLDAPVSALINGKGQYTNSTTGNTTKTPLEFFHVSAGKKYRFRLITAFTMPCPAQLTVEGHKLTVIATDGQSVEPRVVDSIVSLAGERYDFIIFANQTPRAYWIQLRAIGGCNSSEIQQVAILSYHINGNYSTPRSKPPTYNPGLPTGLALNQLGSNCNKTQTNMLCVGDLRKAGFVDESILKPNPDVKVWLPVRFIAYITEQLFQPHTYKSFLLPPPYVESTSLVNNRSFSYPTSPLLSQRKDIPASQICDHETTPANCGSPCFCTYLINCPLDSVVEVIIFDEGAVTDLSHPFHIHGYAFSVIGQGESPEPNATYLTLDQIQELDRKGLLHRQFDRPPSKDAIAVGPATYVILRFRANNPGYWLFHCHYTFHLAIGMSVIFNVGEPSDLPPIPRDFPVCGNHLPPMKFAGDNSVY